From Granulicella sp. WH15, the proteins below share one genomic window:
- a CDS encoding OFA family MFS transporter, translated as MALSFLDRSRSIAPEGYSRWLVPPAALAIHLSIGQVYSFSVFKNPLLALHAADGSSWNLKAVGYIFSIAIAFLGISAALFGAWLEKAGPRRAMFYAACCFGAGFWIAAAGASMHSLTLIYLGYGVIGGIGLGLGYISPVSTLIKWFPDRPGLATGLAIMGFGGGAMIGSPLATQLMAHFKAAGQPAIPYTFVTMGLLYFFFMMFGVFTIRVPREGWKPEGWSGQNKTSALISTHNVAVTEAWKTPQFWLLWVILFTNVTAGIGILEQASPMIQDFFKGSVGPVAAGGFVGLLSIFNMAGRFFWASMSDFLGRKVTYFIFFVLGTGLFFLLPLTRGDHMNSVPLFVGVAAVILSMYGGGFATIPAYLKDLFGGYNVSAIHGRLLTAWSTAGIVGPLIVNGILDHYVENHLNKQEAYPIIQHIMAALLIVGFVANLLVRPVAERHWMKEQNLEPVGAGH; from the coding sequence ATGGCGCTTTCCTTTCTTGACCGCAGCCGCTCCATCGCCCCAGAGGGCTACAGCCGCTGGCTTGTTCCCCCCGCCGCACTGGCCATCCACCTCTCCATCGGGCAGGTTTACTCGTTCTCCGTCTTCAAGAATCCACTGCTGGCGTTGCACGCGGCGGATGGGTCGAGCTGGAACCTGAAGGCGGTGGGGTACATCTTCTCCATTGCCATTGCGTTTTTGGGGATCTCGGCGGCGTTGTTTGGGGCTTGGCTGGAGAAGGCCGGGCCGCGGCGGGCGATGTTTTATGCCGCCTGTTGCTTCGGCGCGGGGTTCTGGATCGCCGCGGCCGGGGCCAGTATGCACAGCCTGACGCTGATCTATCTGGGGTATGGGGTGATCGGCGGGATCGGGCTGGGGCTGGGGTATATCTCGCCCGTGTCGACGCTCATCAAGTGGTTTCCGGATCGTCCGGGGCTGGCTACGGGGTTGGCCATTATGGGGTTCGGCGGCGGCGCGATGATCGGATCGCCGCTGGCTACGCAGTTGATGGCGCACTTCAAGGCGGCGGGGCAGCCTGCGATCCCCTACACCTTTGTGACGATGGGGCTGCTGTACTTCTTTTTTATGATGTTCGGGGTGTTTACGATCCGCGTGCCGCGCGAGGGATGGAAGCCGGAGGGGTGGTCGGGGCAGAACAAGACCTCGGCGCTGATCTCGACCCACAATGTGGCCGTGACGGAGGCTTGGAAGACGCCGCAGTTCTGGCTGCTTTGGGTGATTTTGTTTACCAACGTGACAGCCGGGATCGGGATTCTGGAGCAGGCTTCACCGATGATTCAGGACTTCTTCAAGGGGTCGGTGGGGCCGGTGGCGGCGGGCGGGTTTGTGGGGCTGCTGAGCATCTTCAACATGGCCGGAAGGTTCTTCTGGGCGTCGATGTCGGACTTCCTTGGGCGCAAGGTGACTTACTTTATCTTCTTTGTGCTGGGGACGGGGCTGTTCTTCCTGCTGCCGCTGACGCGCGGGGATCATATGAACTCGGTGCCGCTGTTTGTGGGGGTTGCGGCGGTGATTCTCTCGATGTACGGGGGTGGGTTTGCGACGATTCCGGCTTACCTGAAGGATCTGTTTGGTGGGTATAACGTCTCGGCGATTCACGGGCGGCTGCTTACGGCATGGTCGACTGCGGGAATTGTCGGGCCGCTGATTGTGAATGGGATTCTGGACCACTATGTGGAGAATCATCTGAACAAGCAGGAGGCTTATCCGATCATTCAGCACATTATGGCGGCGTTGCTGATCGTCGGATTTGTGGCTAACCTGCTGGTTCGGCCGGTGGCGGAGCGGCATTGGATGAAGGAACAGAACCTGGAGCCGGTGGGGGCGGGGCATTGA
- the galE gene encoding UDP-glucose 4-epimerase GalE → MNILVTGGAGYIGGTLCRLLLAQGHSVTVYDSFCHSRRTALAQGVTLVEGDLADRALLEKTLSGAPFDGVMHFAALIEAGESMQKPEIYFRNNTAGTLTLLEAMQATGQNRIVFSSTAACYGEPEKTPILEDAKLAPTNAYGESKLLVEHMLRWMNTQRGLRYASLRYFNVAGAIDGYGENHEPESHLIPLILDVALGKRAQIKIFGQDYPTKDGTCIRDYIHVQDLAEAHLLALAALNTPEGANGLVYNIGNGEGFTVLEVIESVKRVTGRPIPVEVCDRRPGDPAVLVAGSEKIKRELGWKPKFAELDAIIASAWKWHQRDAR, encoded by the coding sequence CACGCTCTGTCGGCTTTTGCTCGCCCAAGGGCACTCGGTCACGGTCTACGACAGCTTCTGCCACAGCCGCCGCACCGCCCTGGCCCAGGGAGTAACGCTGGTCGAAGGCGACCTCGCCGACCGCGCCCTGCTCGAAAAGACCCTCTCCGGCGCTCCCTTCGACGGCGTCATGCACTTCGCCGCGCTCATCGAGGCGGGCGAGAGCATGCAGAAGCCCGAGATCTACTTCCGCAACAACACCGCGGGCACGCTCACCCTGCTCGAGGCCATGCAGGCCACCGGCCAGAACCGCATCGTCTTCAGCTCCACCGCCGCCTGCTACGGCGAGCCGGAGAAGACCCCGATCCTCGAGGACGCCAAACTCGCCCCCACCAACGCCTACGGCGAGAGCAAGCTGCTGGTCGAGCACATGCTCCGCTGGATGAACACGCAGCGCGGTCTCCGCTACGCCAGCCTGCGCTACTTCAACGTCGCCGGAGCCATCGACGGCTACGGCGAGAACCACGAGCCCGAGTCGCACCTCATCCCCCTGATCCTCGACGTGGCTCTGGGCAAGCGGGCGCAGATCAAGATCTTCGGCCAGGACTACCCCACCAAGGACGGCACCTGCATCCGCGACTACATCCACGTTCAAGACCTCGCCGAGGCTCACCTGCTGGCGCTGGCGGCCCTGAACACGCCCGAGGGAGCGAACGGGCTGGTCTACAACATCGGCAACGGCGAGGGCTTCACCGTGCTCGAGGTCATCGAGTCGGTCAAGCGCGTCACCGGCCGTCCGATCCCGGTCGAGGTCTGCGACCGCCGCCCCGGCGACCCGGCGGTGCTGGTGGCCGGATCGGAGAAGATCAAGCGCGAGCTGGGCTGGAAGCCGAAGTTCGCCGAGCTGGACGCCATCATCGCCAGCGCCTGGAAGTGGCACCAGCGGGACGCCCGCTAA
- a CDS encoding S9 family peptidase yields the protein MTSRALTLLCSLLLTGTSIAQSGNPAPMPPLAHHDPRLTALLAQAGRTKTPSAVALSPDGTTLAWTLRGSLRLTDLAQPKQEKTITPSSAAECANSAPVWSPDSQTLAFTSNCLPEKEKEQPQLFLYTRATGAIRQLTHLTGIFQQAAFTPDGKSLAFLFVENATRSAGALAPMKPWSGVIGEDGVEIQRVYSVSLADGKGQFLTPASLHVYEFDHAPDSKSLTFIAANPPGENTWWIAKLYSIAPGAQPTVVFDPNTTSTALHGLQIAVPRFSPDGKNIAFIGGLMSDQGSTGGDIWVVPATGGDPTDITPDIDGTPTYLVWQNSHTIGFAEDRSGHSLLSAYNTDSHTEEGSIDLGEANITGGPIKMAVSVSRTGTLAFVRSSHATPPEIWAGDPQSLHQITHLNDGLKPQARVESIEWQNEGFHVQGWLTYPADYDSHKKYPLIVTVHGGPSASASARWDGSTWSQLGYFEFQPNPRGSFGQGEKFTAANRKDFGYGDLSDILKGMDAVEQKVSIDPEREALNGWSYGGFMTMFGVTQTHRFHAAVAGAGISNWKSYYGQNSIDQWMTPFFGASVYDDPAVYAKSSAIEFIKRVTTPTLVLVGDRDGECPAPQSFEFWHALRAQGVKTQLVIYPNEGHGFRDPDHIRDRIERELAWFESQMPAK from the coding sequence ATGACCTCGCGTGCCCTCACCCTCCTCTGTTCCCTCCTCCTCACCGGAACATCCATCGCCCAAAGCGGCAATCCCGCCCCCATGCCGCCGCTCGCCCACCACGACCCGCGCCTCACCGCCCTTCTGGCCCAGGCAGGCCGCACCAAAACCCCATCCGCAGTAGCCCTCTCGCCCGACGGCACCACCCTCGCCTGGACCCTACGCGGCTCTCTCCGCCTGACGGACCTGGCCCAGCCCAAGCAGGAAAAAACCATCACCCCATCCAGCGCCGCCGAGTGCGCCAACTCCGCCCCCGTCTGGTCCCCCGACTCCCAGACCCTGGCCTTCACCTCCAACTGCCTGCCTGAAAAAGAAAAAGAGCAGCCCCAGCTCTTCCTCTACACCCGCGCCACGGGAGCCATCCGCCAGCTCACGCACCTCACCGGCATCTTTCAGCAGGCAGCCTTCACCCCCGACGGCAAATCCCTAGCCTTCCTCTTCGTAGAAAACGCCACCCGCTCCGCCGGAGCCCTCGCCCCCATGAAACCCTGGTCCGGCGTCATCGGCGAAGACGGCGTCGAGATCCAGCGCGTCTACTCGGTCTCGCTCGCCGACGGCAAAGGCCAGTTCCTCACCCCCGCCAGCCTCCATGTCTACGAGTTCGACCACGCGCCTGACTCGAAGAGCCTGACCTTCATCGCCGCCAACCCGCCCGGCGAAAACACCTGGTGGATCGCCAAGCTCTACAGCATCGCCCCCGGCGCGCAGCCCACCGTAGTCTTCGACCCCAACACCACCTCCACGGCCCTCCACGGCCTCCAGATCGCAGTCCCCCGCTTCTCCCCCGACGGCAAGAACATCGCCTTCATCGGCGGCCTCATGTCCGATCAGGGCTCCACCGGCGGCGACATCTGGGTAGTCCCCGCCACCGGCGGCGACCCCACCGACATCACCCCCGACATCGACGGCACCCCCACCTACCTCGTCTGGCAGAACAGCCACACCATCGGCTTCGCCGAAGACCGCAGCGGCCACTCCCTCCTCTCCGCCTACAACACCGACTCCCACACCGAAGAGGGCTCCATCGACCTCGGCGAAGCCAACATCACCGGCGGCCCCATCAAGATGGCCGTCTCCGTCTCCCGCACCGGCACCCTGGCCTTCGTCCGCTCCAGCCACGCCACGCCGCCCGAGATCTGGGCCGGCGACCCGCAATCTCTTCACCAGATCACCCACCTCAACGACGGTCTCAAGCCCCAGGCCCGCGTCGAATCCATCGAGTGGCAGAACGAGGGCTTCCACGTCCAGGGCTGGCTCACCTACCCGGCTGACTACGACTCCCACAAAAAATACCCTCTCATCGTCACCGTCCACGGAGGCCCGTCCGCCTCGGCCAGCGCCCGCTGGGACGGCTCCACCTGGTCGCAGCTCGGCTACTTCGAGTTCCAGCCCAACCCTCGCGGCAGCTTCGGCCAGGGCGAAAAGTTCACCGCCGCCAACCGCAAGGACTTCGGCTACGGCGACCTCAGCGACATCCTCAAGGGCATGGACGCGGTCGAGCAGAAGGTCTCCATCGACCCTGAGCGCGAAGCCCTCAACGGCTGGAGCTACGGCGGGTTTATGACCATGTTCGGCGTCACCCAGACCCACCGCTTCCACGCCGCTGTCGCCGGGGCAGGCATCTCCAACTGGAAGAGCTACTACGGCCAGAACTCCATCGACCAGTGGATGACGCCGTTCTTCGGCGCCAGCGTCTACGACGATCCCGCCGTCTACGCCAAGTCCTCGGCCATCGAGTTCATCAAGCGCGTCACCACCCCGACGCTGGTCCTGGTCGGCGACCGTGACGGCGAGTGCCCGGCTCCGCAGTCGTTCGAGTTCTGGCACGCCCTCCGCGCCCAGGGCGTCAAGACGCAGCTTGTCATCTACCCCAACGAGGGCCACGGCTTCCGCGACCCCGACCACATCCGCGACCGCATCGAGCGCGAGTTGGCCTGGTTCGAATCCCAGATGCCCGCAAAATAA
- a CDS encoding YetF domain-containing protein yields the protein MSQSMFQMQLPLLEKIVRPMIVYVVLIFFLRLFGKRELAQLNPFDLVVLLSLSNTVQNAIIGNDNSVSGGIIGAFSLLTVNWVLSRILFRLPRLNQALEGTSTTLIVDGRVDEAALKREALTETELLSVLHRQSFDHFHEVRRCVLEPSGTFYVEGIQPSPEEAQNTEILESLARLTREIEDLRAELTGKKG from the coding sequence ATGTCTCAGAGCATGTTCCAGATGCAGTTGCCGCTCCTTGAGAAGATCGTGCGCCCCATGATCGTGTACGTCGTGCTGATCTTCTTCCTGCGGCTCTTCGGCAAACGGGAGCTGGCGCAGCTCAATCCGTTTGACCTGGTGGTGCTGCTGAGCCTCTCGAATACCGTGCAGAACGCCATCATCGGAAACGATAACTCCGTGAGCGGAGGCATCATCGGGGCGTTCTCTTTGCTGACCGTCAACTGGGTTCTCTCCCGAATCCTCTTCCGGCTGCCGCGGTTAAACCAGGCGCTCGAAGGCACGTCCACGACGCTCATCGTCGATGGCCGCGTGGACGAGGCGGCGCTGAAGCGCGAGGCCCTGACCGAGACGGAGCTGCTCTCGGTGTTGCACAGGCAGAGCTTCGATCACTTCCACGAGGTGCGGCGGTGCGTGCTGGAGCCGAGCGGTACGTTTTACGTGGAGGGGATACAACCCTCGCCCGAAGAGGCTCAGAACACCGAGATACTGGAGTCGCTGGCGCGGCTAACGCGCGAGATCGAAGACCTGAGGGCAGAGCTTACGGGCAAGAAGGGCTAG
- the rpsG gene encoding 30S ribosomal protein S7 yields MPRKGYIAKREVSPDPVYGSTLVTKFVNSMMWGGKKSTAQGIFYTAMTNLEQKGGDEALKLFKKAIENCKPLLEVKSRRVGGANYQVPIEVLPERRTSLAIRWLVTYGRARGEKGMVDKLTAELLDAANGRGAAMKKKEDVHRMAEANKAFAHYRW; encoded by the coding sequence ATGCCGAGAAAAGGTTATATCGCGAAGCGTGAGGTCAGCCCTGACCCCGTTTATGGTTCGACGCTGGTAACGAAGTTCGTGAACTCGATGATGTGGGGCGGCAAGAAGTCGACCGCGCAGGGCATCTTCTATACCGCGATGACGAACCTGGAGCAGAAGGGTGGCGACGAGGCCCTGAAGCTGTTCAAGAAGGCGATTGAGAACTGCAAGCCGCTGCTCGAGGTAAAGAGCCGGCGTGTGGGCGGCGCGAACTACCAGGTGCCGATCGAAGTGCTGCCGGAGCGTCGTACCTCGCTCGCGATCCGCTGGCTGGTGACGTATGGCCGCGCGCGTGGCGAGAAGGGCATGGTCGACAAGTTGACCGCCGAGCTGCTGGATGCCGCCAATGGCCGTGGAGCCGCGATGAAGAAGAAGGAAGACGTTCATCGCATGGCTGAGGCTAACAAGGCGTTCGCGCACTATCGCTGGTAA
- the ribH gene encoding 6,7-dimethyl-8-ribityllumazine synthase: protein MIKGITLVQQIAAPNELDELTSLFTALGFEQGKGWQNAEGRGSALLAPVGNLELVTGRIPSVPPVLIETTQLDHLHATLSKWLSARYPAEEVSTRLSVVEETHWNSRLFTVRLSSGLELGFWQSENPLHGQPDALEGDLSAVGMKFAVITTRWNTVITDRLLQGSLDCLHRSGAARADVQVVRVPGAWEIPNAARTLAESKQYDAIITLGCLLRGETAHYEAIYNEVARGIGQSQQETGIPHAFGVLTCETLEQALDRAGLKAGNKGFEAASAAIEMVSIQRKLGKKAAGVDA, encoded by the coding sequence ATGATTAAAGGAATAACCCTCGTCCAGCAGATCGCCGCACCTAACGAGCTCGACGAACTGACGAGCCTGTTTACTGCGCTTGGATTCGAACAAGGCAAGGGCTGGCAGAACGCCGAGGGCCGCGGCTCCGCCCTTCTCGCTCCCGTCGGCAACCTGGAGCTGGTCACCGGCCGCATCCCCTCCGTCCCCCCGGTTCTCATCGAGACCACCCAACTGGACCACCTCCATGCCACCCTCTCAAAGTGGCTGAGCGCCCGCTACCCGGCCGAAGAGGTCTCCACCCGCCTCTCCGTAGTTGAGGAGACCCACTGGAACTCGCGCCTCTTCACCGTTCGGCTTTCAAGCGGCCTCGAACTAGGCTTCTGGCAGTCGGAGAACCCCCTTCACGGCCAGCCCGACGCGCTCGAAGGTGACCTCTCCGCTGTAGGGATGAAGTTTGCGGTCATCACCACCCGCTGGAACACGGTCATCACCGACCGCCTGCTGCAAGGCTCGCTCGACTGCCTGCACCGCAGCGGCGCGGCCCGTGCCGACGTGCAAGTCGTTCGCGTCCCCGGAGCCTGGGAGATTCCCAACGCCGCCCGTACCCTGGCCGAGTCGAAGCAGTACGACGCCATCATCACCCTGGGCTGCCTTCTGCGCGGCGAGACCGCTCACTACGAGGCGATTTACAACGAAGTAGCCCGCGGCATCGGCCAATCCCAGCAGGAGACCGGCATCCCCCACGCCTTCGGCGTGCTCACCTGCGAAACACTCGAACAGGCGCTCGACCGTGCCGGACTCAAGGCGGGCAACAAGGGCTTCGAGGCCGCCAGCGCGGCCATCGAGATGGTGTCTATCCAGCGCAAACTAGGAAAGAAAGCGGCCGGGGTGGACGCATAA
- the acs gene encoding acetate--CoA ligase translates to MLRENRVFPPPAEFAAKAHIQNLPQWEAMYRRSVEEPEAFWADAARELDWFTPWTTVLEGTMGNATWFNGGRLNLSHNCVDRHALGSRRDKIAILWEGEPGEVRRLTYGELHEQVQRFANVLLGLGIRKGDRVAVYMSMCPELAVALLACARIGAVHSVVFGGFAAHALVDRINDSECVAVLTQDISYRRGTEITLKAIVDEAVVRCPSIRNVIVYRRDTVEGAPVTKTQTTMHPGRDHWWHDLMAAASPICPPEPMDAEDPLFILYTSGTTGTPKGLVHTTGGYSVGSYLTTKYIFDIRDEDVYFCTADIGWITGHSYVVYGPLQNGATVMIYEGAPNWPEPDRFWKLIDSHKISILYTAPTAIRAFIKWGDHWVKPYSLASLRLLGTVGEPINPEAWMWYHREIGHERCPIVDTWWQTENGAIMITPIPGAIATKPGSATRPFFGIVPEIVTKTGEPVPVGQGGLLVIRKPWPSMARTVYGNPARYQAAYFDHIPGCYFTGDGARQDADGYFWIMGRVDDVINVSGHRLGTMEIESALVAHSKVAEAAVVGRPDDLKGQAIAVFVTLEEGHEPTDALKQELRQWVAKEIGALARPDDVRFTQTLPKTRSGKIMRRLLRELATTGTVTGDTTTLEDFAVIARLRSDEE, encoded by the coding sequence ATGCTGCGCGAAAACCGCGTCTTTCCTCCTCCGGCGGAGTTTGCCGCCAAGGCCCACATTCAGAACCTCCCACAGTGGGAGGCCATGTACCGCCGCAGCGTCGAAGAGCCGGAGGCCTTCTGGGCCGACGCCGCCCGAGAGCTGGACTGGTTCACCCCCTGGACGACAGTCCTCGAAGGCACCATGGGCAACGCTACCTGGTTCAATGGCGGCCGCCTCAACCTCAGCCACAACTGCGTCGACCGCCACGCCCTCGGCTCGCGCCGCGACAAGATCGCGATCCTCTGGGAGGGCGAGCCCGGCGAGGTCCGCCGCCTCACCTACGGCGAGCTGCACGAGCAGGTACAGCGCTTCGCCAACGTCCTCCTCGGCCTCGGCATCCGCAAAGGCGACCGCGTCGCCGTCTACATGAGCATGTGCCCCGAGCTGGCCGTCGCGCTCCTCGCCTGCGCCCGCATCGGCGCAGTCCACTCCGTCGTCTTCGGAGGCTTCGCCGCCCACGCCCTCGTCGACCGCATCAACGACTCCGAGTGCGTCGCCGTCCTCACCCAGGACATCAGCTACCGCCGCGGCACCGAGATCACCCTCAAGGCCATCGTCGACGAGGCCGTCGTCCGCTGCCCCAGCATCCGCAACGTCATCGTCTACCGTCGCGACACGGTAGAGGGAGCACCGGTCACCAAAACCCAGACCACCATGCACCCCGGCCGCGACCACTGGTGGCACGACCTCATGGCCGCCGCCTCGCCCATCTGCCCGCCCGAACCGATGGACGCCGAAGACCCTCTCTTCATCCTCTACACCTCGGGCACCACGGGCACGCCCAAGGGCCTGGTCCACACCACCGGCGGCTACTCGGTCGGCAGCTACCTGACGACCAAGTACATCTTCGACATCCGCGACGAAGACGTCTACTTCTGCACCGCCGACATCGGCTGGATCACCGGCCACAGCTACGTCGTCTACGGCCCGCTGCAAAACGGCGCGACGGTCATGATCTATGAGGGCGCGCCCAACTGGCCCGAGCCGGACCGCTTCTGGAAGCTCATCGACAGCCACAAAATCTCCATCCTCTACACCGCCCCCACGGCCATCCGCGCCTTCATCAAGTGGGGCGACCACTGGGTCAAGCCTTACTCGCTGGCCTCCCTGCGCCTGCTCGGCACAGTAGGCGAGCCCATCAACCCCGAGGCCTGGATGTGGTATCACCGCGAGATCGGCCACGAGCGCTGCCCCATCGTCGACACCTGGTGGCAGACCGAGAACGGAGCCATCATGATTACGCCGATCCCCGGAGCCATCGCCACCAAGCCCGGCTCAGCCACAAGGCCCTTCTTCGGAATTGTGCCTGAAATTGTTACAAAAACGGGAGAGCCCGTCCCTGTTGGTCAAGGCGGCCTTCTGGTCATCCGCAAACCTTGGCCTTCGATGGCCCGGACGGTCTACGGCAACCCCGCCCGCTACCAGGCAGCCTACTTCGACCACATCCCCGGCTGCTACTTCACCGGCGACGGCGCACGTCAGGACGCCGACGGCTACTTCTGGATCATGGGCCGCGTCGACGATGTCATCAACGTCAGCGGCCACCGCCTGGGCACGATGGAGATCGAGTCGGCCCTGGTAGCCCACTCGAAGGTAGCGGAGGCCGCAGTAGTAGGCCGTCCCGACGACCTGAAGGGACAGGCCATTGCCGTCTTCGTCACGCTGGAAGAGGGCCACGAACCCACCGATGCATTGAAGCAGGAGCTGCGCCAGTGGGTAGCGAAAGAGATCGGAGCACTAGCCCGCCCTGACGACGTGCGCTTCACCCAGACTCTCCCCAAAACTCGCTCCGGCAAGATCATGCGCCGCCTCCTCCGCGAGCTGGCCACGACAGGCACGGTCACCGGCGACACCACCACCCTAGAAGACTTCGCCGTCATAGCCCGCCTCCGCAGCGACGAAGAGTAA
- the nusB gene encoding transcription antitermination factor NusB, with protein sequence MGTRRKSRELTMQMLFQGDLGKQNPNEVRKLFWASVTDVDEETRGFAEDLYRLATSRQTEIDALIEGHAQNWRLERMPVVDRSLLRGAVGEMLGYPKTPAAVIINESLEIARRYAAPESIHFLNGVLDAIARDLLKARLG encoded by the coding sequence ATGGGCACCCGCCGCAAATCCCGCGAACTGACCATGCAGATGCTCTTCCAGGGCGATCTGGGCAAGCAGAACCCCAACGAAGTCCGCAAGCTCTTCTGGGCCTCCGTGACCGATGTAGATGAGGAAACTCGCGGCTTCGCCGAAGACCTCTACCGTCTGGCCACCTCGCGCCAGACCGAGATCGACGCCCTCATCGAGGGCCACGCGCAAAACTGGCGGCTGGAGCGTATGCCGGTGGTGGACCGCAGCCTGCTGCGAGGCGCTGTAGGCGAGATGCTCGGTTACCCCAAGACCCCGGCAGCGGTCATCATCAACGAGAGCCTCGAGATCGCCCGGAGGTATGCCGCGCCGGAGTCGATCCACTTCCTGAACGGGGTGCTCGATGCCATCGCCCGGGATCTGTTGAAGGCCCGGCTGGGGTAG
- a CDS encoding HAD family phosphatase has product MKLSLPDGPFKAYLFDCDGTIVDSMPLHWIAWNKALAEWSCEFPEDLFYAWGGMPVAEIISTLNQKHGLSMPVAEVAQRKEEHYFEVLPQLQAVPEVLEHIHLTHGKIPFAVVSGSTRDSVVASLETLGILDRFETLVCAGDYKRGKPDPEPFLLAAERLGIAPKDCLVFEDTDMGIESATRAGMSSVKVLQPWERPKD; this is encoded by the coding sequence ATGAAGCTCTCCCTTCCCGACGGCCCCTTCAAAGCCTATCTCTTCGACTGCGACGGCACCATCGTCGACTCCATGCCGCTGCACTGGATCGCCTGGAACAAGGCCCTCGCCGAGTGGAGCTGCGAGTTCCCCGAAGACCTCTTCTACGCCTGGGGCGGGATGCCGGTAGCCGAGATCATCTCCACGCTCAACCAGAAGCACGGCCTCTCCATGCCGGTCGCTGAGGTCGCCCAGCGCAAGGAGGAGCACTACTTCGAGGTCCTGCCGCAACTCCAGGCCGTCCCCGAGGTACTCGAGCACATCCACCTCACCCACGGCAAGATCCCCTTCGCCGTAGTCTCAGGCAGCACCCGCGACTCGGTCGTCGCCTCACTCGAGACCCTCGGCATCCTCGACCGCTTCGAAACCCTGGTCTGTGCGGGCGACTACAAGCGCGGCAAACCTGATCCCGAACCATTCCTGCTGGCCGCCGAGCGCCTCGGCATCGCCCCCAAGGACTGCCTCGTCTTCGAAGACACCGACATGGGCATCGAGTCCGCCACCCGCGCAGGCATGTCCTCGGTCAAGGTCCTCCAACCCTGGGAACGCCCCAAAGACTAA
- the rpsL gene encoding 30S ribosomal protein S12, translated as MPTFHQLVKQGRTPTRYKTASPALQGSPQRRGVCTRVYTQTPKKPNSALRKVARVRLTNGIEVTTYIPGIGHNLQEHSIVLIRGGRVKDLPGVRYHVVRGTLDSVGVAKRMQSRSKYGAKRPKAQAK; from the coding sequence GTGCCTACGTTCCATCAGCTCGTCAAGCAGGGCCGCACGCCCACCCGTTACAAGACTGCCAGCCCCGCGCTGCAGGGCTCGCCTCAGCGTCGCGGCGTCTGCACCCGCGTCTACACCCAGACCCCCAAGAAGCCGAACTCGGCGCTCCGCAAGGTTGCGCGCGTTCGCCTGACGAACGGGATCGAAGTGACGACCTACATTCCGGGCATCGGCCACAACCTGCAGGAGCACTCGATTGTGCTCATCCGCGGCGGCCGTGTGAAGGACCTGCCGGGTGTGCGTTACCACGTTGTGCGCGGTACGCTCGACTCGGTCGGCGTGGCCAAGCGGATGCAGAGCCGTTCCAAGTACGGCGCTAAGCGTCCGAAGGCGCAGGCTAAGTAA